Genomic window (Pristiophorus japonicus isolate sPriJap1 chromosome 9, sPriJap1.hap1, whole genome shotgun sequence):
ggagtttttgtgactggaaggatgtttcatgTGGGACTCCCAGGGCTCAGCACTAGatcccttcctttttgtggtatacatcaatgatctagacttgaatataggggatatgattaagaagtttgcagatgatactaaaatcggctgtgtggctgataatgaagaagaaagctgcagactgcaggaagatatcaatcaactggtcaggtgggcagaacagtggcaaatggaatttaatccagagaagtgtgaggtaatacatttggggagggctagcaaggaaagggaatacgcattaaatggtaggacactgagaagtgtagaggaacaaagagacctgggagtgcatgtccacagatccctgaaagtagcaggccaggtagataaggcagttaagaaggcatacggaatgcttgcctttattagccgaggcacagagtacaagaacggggttatgcttgaactgtataaaacactagttaggccacagttggagtactgcgtgcagttctggtcaccacattacaggaaggatgtgattgcactggagagggtacagaggagatttacgaggatgttgctgggagtggagaatcttagctatgaggacagattggataggctggatttgttttccttggaacagaggatgctgaggggagacctcattgagatgtataaaattatgaggggactcgaTATAGTGcataaaaagggcctatttcccttagcagtggtcaacatccagggggcataaatttaacgtaattgctagaaggtttagaggggatttgagggtaaatttcttcccgcagagggttgtgggggtctggaactcactgcctgaaagaatggtagaggcagaaaccctcaccacatttaaaaagtacttggatgtgcacttgaagtgccgtaacctgcagacctcgagctggaaagtgagattaggctggatagcctcttgttggccagcacaaacacgatgggccgaaatggcctcgttccaTGCTCTAAGGTTCTATGattttaaaggaatcaagggatctgggaatagtgcgggaaagtagagttgaggtcgaaggtcggccttgatcttattgactggtagagttggctcgaggggccatattgcctactctttcccttatttcttatgttcttaaagggtagtggaaatccggAACTCTGTTCCCCTAAAATTGAGGCTGGGGGCcagttgaaaattccaaaactgagattgatgaattcttcttaggcaagggtattaagggcgatggaaccaaggcaggtagacggagttaaaatactgatcagtcacgatcgaattgaatggtggaacatgctccaggggctgaatggcctattcctgttcctatgttcctacttacagtgatgacttttgtaaacagctttttggaaggggaggatatgcagacaggattaaacctgggtccTTCCTGTTCCTAGGACTCAGTCACATTGGGCGGTGCCTTTACCCACTGAGTCATTGGGAGTAGGCTCCAgttaccctgctggaaaatgcacgtgtgaggcctcgggtgaggacagtggaatagcccgtcgacactcactgtcgaggttcacgcgtagagattgggcacatgggtcacatatttgagagaaactggtgagtgtaaaactgaacccagccagagtcagcgccttcaggggaggagagggaggggaatcagtgagtgtagaactgagcccagccacagtcagcaccttcaggggaggggaaccagtgagtgtagaactgaacccagccagagtcagcaccttcaggggaggagagggaggggaaccagtgagtgtagaactgaacccagccagagtcagcaccttcaggggaggagagggaggggaaccagtgagtgtagaactgaacccagtcagagtcagcactttcaagggaggagagggcgatggaggggaaccagtgagtgtagaactgaacccagccagagtcagcatcttcagtgagAAGGAAAAAATGTTGGAGGTGGTATAATGGGTTTGAATTTTAGCACAGGGagtagggagagtgtgtgagacggTGATTTACAGCTGTGGAGAAACCAGAGAGGAATGTGtgtaccatagaaactagaattgtccgatctgaatttctatcctgtccttagtgatgattttggaaactccttttacagggtattagaaggggagggtttgcagatgggaaactcgaACCAAGCATCACATCAAGATGTAACAGTCACTCGATTCACCACAACCTGAATATCATcatcctttgaatgtggaaggagaaatgtttgtctgttctgtctgtgggaaaagatttcaaacatcagtgtgactggaaaagcaccgagacgcacacaaccgagtgagagtgttccagtgcactgactgtagagctttaactagttacacagcctgaaaaaatatcACACCATTCATAGCGggaagaaaccgtacacgtgttctgtgtgtgaaaggcttcaactgatcatccaacctggagagacacaaggtcatccgcaccacggagaaactgtGGAAATGTAGGGATTGTGGGAAGGAATTCCATTACCCATCtcaactggaaattcatcgacgcagtcacactggggagaggccgttcacctgctccatgtgtgggaaaggATTTACTCACTCATCCAACCTCACtgtacaccagcgggttcacactggggagaggccgttcacctgctccatgtgtgggaagggattcacttgttcatctcacCTCACTGATCACCAGCGAGATCACGCCAGAGAGAGACCGTTCGTCTGCTCTGTGTGTAGGAAAGGATTCATGAAATCATCTCACCACCTgagacaccagcgcactcacactgttgagaggccattcacctgctccgtgtgtggaaagggattcactaattcaccCCACCTTCtggctcaccagcgagttcacactgtcgagaggccgtttacctgctctgagtgtgggaagggattcactcagtcatcccacttcactgcacaccaacttgttcacaccaataagagaccgtttaaatgttctgtctgtgagaagagctttaaaagcagaaatgatctgatggtacaccaacgcattcacactggggagaggccgttcacctgctccatgtgtgggaagggatttactagttcatccaacctgctgacccaccaacgcactcacactggggagaggccgttcacctgctctgtgtgtgggaagggattctctgtgGCAGCCAGCCTCACTGCACACCAAGTTGTTCACACCAAtgagagaccgtttaaatgttctgattgtgagaagagatttaaaagcagaaatgatctgatgagacacaaacgcactcacactggagagaggccattcacctgctccatgtgtgggaagggattcgctcgatcgtcccacctgctgagacaccagcgagttcacaagtgactgcaggggttggattctgctcttattgcagctgttaatcacatccaggactgaaccatgttcattctgattgTTGGGCTTTGTTTTCCCTGTAACTGAGCTGGAGGTTAATTTtatggatatctgacaaataaatcagctttggttcaaGCACACATTGTGCTGATtccttgatgtctccaagataagaggagactaatcgatatcctgttaccgactgttccatttttgggccttatcTCCTTTGTTCAATAAAGACTTGTCCTTATGTAGCACCTCACATGACCTCAGGActtcgtgctttacagccaataggatacaacaacatcaaagtacatttgaagtgcgttcactgttgcactgtaggaagtgcagcagacaatttgcacacagcaagctgccacgacCAGCGATGTgatactggccagataatctgttttagtgatattggttgagggatgatgGAGCCTCAATTGAGCgattcatctaaaagatggcaacactgacagtgcagcaatccctcagtactgcattggaatgtcagcctagattttgtgctcaagtatctacaggtggacttgaacccacaacctactgactcagagacgagagtgctaccactgagccacaactgacacccgATCATTACTcacgattatttcagttctcattccttcggttactctcatggacaaaccCTAGGTTTCTATATCTTTCAGATTGtcactcctagccttggtatccagggaaggtatcggtaacacatccaggtacctgccctgggagtgtttgatgggacagtgtggagggatctttactctgtatctaacccgtgctgtacctgccctgggagtgtttgatgggacagtatagagggaactttactctgtatctaacccatgctatacctgccctgggagtatttgatgggacagtgttgagggagctttactctgtatctaacccttgctgtacctgccctgggagtgtttgatgagacagtgtgaagggagctttactatgtatctaacccgtgctgtacctgccctgggagtgtttgatgagacagtgtaaagggagctttaatctgtatctacccCATGCTCTACCTGACTGGAGAGTGCCTCAGGCAGACACTAGGTGCTCAGAATACCCCAATCTCCAATGCTGATATCCACcacctcgatgagaacatcatttaacccaaagataagagaaacccatcagttcctcccccggacacagatccggaggaacagtgagtgtcccgaacattgttgtacagtgtgctcgatagttcctccctgggtctgagccttttggtgatgatttgaatttgatgccctcgagttactgactcaccgactggtggaaatagtttttcctcatttacctgattacatcttgaacacctccctcagatcACAAATTAAGTTATTTAGTTATCAGGGACTTGTTACCAATACCtttcctggataccaaggctaggaggggCACTctgggaaggtatggggagctgggcttTGTACATGAGAGcaacctttgttctaatgaaaagatcccagtttctccaatctctcccgataactaaagcctctcttccctggtaacatctcagtgaatctctcggcATCCTCTCCATGGCCTCGTCATCCCTCTGGTATAAGATGTCCAAAAgctaacacaatattccaactgcagcctaaccaatgatttgttcaGGTTTACATATCCTCTGCCCATTTATACACTACACCCTTATGTATAAAACCTAGGATcatgtgcttttttaaccactttatcaacatAAAATGGCTAAAATACATTGACTTAAATATGTATTAtaggaaagagaagtttagtctaagttagaaactcaaacaatcgattcactgcagacaggtcaccatggcaacactgataagacattccatttACTGAACCCATttgttggaatctgtaatcagatcaggggaaagaacaggtctgtctgttagtaaccacaatATAAGCTTAAGCCAGAGTGAGGAATAGAATAGGTTAGATTAGAATGTGTGATGTGTAgatctataattgtgaaactataagaaataacaactaacagcaggcagagTAGTTTAGggttaatgagaaaattactgaagaaaagtaactgctgggaaccagggaaatgtCCTtgcaaatcacagattagagaagttccagctgtcctttcccagcttcctgccaaaacccagcagagaagacacagaagagtccggtgccagagatggatcactgcagggtataaaagtgaggggagactgatgtaagggagcagtcaggactggagacaccagagatcaagctcagggcgcccgaggttccatccagtgggctgacctcgtgtcagttactgtggacatgcgggacttgcatgtttactctgattgatggatcaataTAAGATATGGAAGAGGACAGAGAATCTGTTCATCTTATATTTCTTAATAAGGTATTAATGTTGCTGACAGTCTCAAACCTACTAATTAACTAAACATGGTATGAGCTAcaatcaaaccaaacatcacgtcaagatctgacagtcactccatTCAGCAGGACCTGAACATTATCggtctttgaatgtggaaggagaaatgtttgcctgttctgtccATGGCAAaaaatttcaaacatcagtgtgactggaaaagcaccgagtgaGATTGTTCcaatgcactgactgtggaaagagctttaaccagttacgcaGCCTGACAAaaatgaggcttcaactgatcatccaatctGGAGACAAGGACTTCCGTACCACagggaaaccgtgggaatgtggaaagggatttaattacccatcccagctggataTTCAGTGacgtattcacactggggagaggccactcACTTGGTCCATGtgcaggaagggattcactctgttatcCAAGCTCCAGACGCACAAGCGAGTTCACATGGGGGAGAGACCGATCACATgcattgagtgtgggaagggatgactTCAATCATCCCATCTTCTGACACACCAACTTATTCACACTGTTGAGACTTCATttcaatgttctgactgtgagaagagctttaaaagcacaaaggaTCAGCTGACGCACCACGTACTCACACtgaagagaccattcacctgcagagtgtgggaaaggattcactcagtcatgctcTCTGTtcagacaccagcgaattcacgcggaggagactgttcacctgcactgagtgtgggaagggattcactcaaacatgctctctgctgagacaccagcgagttcacaactaaCTGCAGCGTTTTGGATTCTGCTGTTTTTGCTGCTGTTAACCACATCCTGGACTGAATCATGTTCACTATGGAAATCATGCTTTAtttctgctgatattaataacccctataactgggcttgagtttaatattctggataaatattaaataaatcagctttttttcaaacacagtgtgttgaatatttgatttctccatgataagagactaattgatgttctgttacccactgttccatttttgggccttttcttactctagattatttcagttctcatctaGTTCTCATtctaccacatcaaatcccaagcttgttgtgggtgtgatgtagtgtctcactttacacttctCTGAAGTTCTGTTGACCCATCCTTTATAGACCTATCTTGCATAAGAttttaaatctgttattttctgtaccaTTTAACCCTTTttggatctgattttttttttaaactcctccacacatattgcatgtgagaccctttgaaatgttctgatctttgtaacTCTCATTGCTGATCTCGTTGATTGAATCTCTTGTTGCTAACATACCTTGCACTATTTCTTTAATCAAGATCATTGTTTCAAATACTTCCTTTATCAGTTCATTAGATCCTCCATTGACCCATGTCAATAAACTTTGGTTCAGGCTGGGGTTTGggtgtaggtttagggttagtggttGGGGCTATTTGTGGATAGTCAATACGATGTTCGGTTTACGAGTTAGTGATTAAGGTTAGAAACCACAATTGACAACACCGTGTTACTAGACGCGTcgattttaatttcattttttttaaacctcaCGCAGacaagtcacaaaacagcctcatgaATTGTTCATTCCAGGAACCTTCTTTCTGACCGAGTCCACTTTCCTCCAATTCTTTCACATCTCGACATTTCCGACAGAAAAAAACATCAGGGATATTAGACTTCGGGATTTTGGGACAAGAACAGTCAGATCCAGATGTTGTGCTGGTTACATCCAATTATTGGCCTgtctgaaaagggcttctgacaataacctgtcaccaggccccaccagtccccGTCTAATTCCACCGTCACAACTTCGTCCATTACCCACCTTCCGCCCTCACTACAGCTGGATTCACAACCAcaaccattccccatactgaggctctcccATTCCCATTTTGtagtctgtgtaagtggtccctggatttggtttctctgtgtaagtggtccctggatttggtgtctcagtgtaagtggtccctggatttggtgtctcactgtaagtggtcctggatttggtgtctgtgtaagtggtccctggatttggtgtctcagtgtaagtggtccctggatttggtgtctcagttaagtggtcctcgatttggtgtctcagttaagtggtcctcgatttggtgtctcagtgtaagtggtcctcgatttggtgtctcagtgtaagtggtcctcgatttggtgtctcagtgtaagtggtcctcgatttggtgtctcagttaagtggtcctcgatttggtgtctcagtgtaagtggtccctggatttggtgtctcagtgtaagtggtccctggattttgtgtctcaatgtaagtggtccctggatgttgtgtctcagtgtaagtggtcctagaCAGACTAGAAGGAATCTTTCCCCCAGCCACAATGACGTCACACAGATTGACCATAGGGTTTAAATCTCTGGCGGGTTTGTGATTCAACAGCACTTCTTCACTGGGACTGAGGCAAACCCACAGCCCAGCAAAGCGtttagcacagaatgatcccacacaaatctattccccACTAACACTGTCCacattcattcaccagaaacagcccagtgcccgCGGGTAACTGCACTCAACGTCTGACTTCAGTTAAACACACAATTCAAAACACTGTAAAGAGTAAACAAACCTCATTATAGTTAGCAGAATCTATTCGTGGTCAGTGTACCCCCTCACCCCAGAATAGtccagataaatgggtcattttcagatgggCAAATTGtaactcgtggagtgccacagggatcactgctgggagctcaactatttacactttatattaatgacttgaatgaagggaccgtgtgtaatgtagccaaatttgacgatgatacaaagacaggtgggaaagcaagttgtgaagaggacacaaggaatctgcaaagggatatagataggttaagtgagtgggcaaaaatttggcagctggggtataatgtgggaaaatgtgaagttatccactttggtcggaagaataaaaattattattttaatggagactacaaaatgcagcggtacagagggatctggaggtccttctacatgaaacacaaaaagctcacctgcagatacagcaattaattcggaaggcaaatggaatgttcacctttattgcaaggggatggagtataaaagcacggaagtcctgctacaactgtatagggcattggtgagaccacacctgcagtactgtgtacggttttggtctccttatttaaggagggatatacttgcattggaggcaattcagacaaggttcactaggttaattcccgagatgaagggattgtcttatgatgaAATGTTGGGCAGGTTGGGTTTATACTCATtgaagattagaagaatgagaggtgatcttattgaaccatataagattctgagggggcttcacaAAATGTTTTCCCTcgtagggaatctagaactaaggggcatagtttcagagtaaggggtcggatatttgaaacagagatggggaggaatttcttctctgagggtcttgaatctttggaattctctgccccagagaactgtggaggctgggtcattgaatatatttaagattgagATAGACATATTTCTGAACGATagaggaatcaagggttatgaggagcaggcaggaaagtggagtgcccacagtcagaacatttaaaaggtctctcatcagtgtgatcaAGTTGGTCTGTAGTGagttgggatgaacaagtgaatctcttcccacacacggagcaggtaaatGGTCTTTATTGCGAGCTCGCTGGCATGTCAGCATGCTAGACAATTGAATCACATTCAACATAAGGGCAGTTGAACAGCCTCTCCCTAGTTTTCAGCGTTTtgttaattgaatcccttcccacggtccccacatttccacggtttctccgtggtgcgggtgtccttgtgtctcaggttggacgatcagttgaagcctcgtccacacacacaacacgtgtacagtttctcccgctGTAAATGGTGcgctgtttttcaggctgtgtaactggtaaaAGCtccttccacagtcagtgcactggaacactctcactcgggtatgtgtgtctcggtgcttttccagtcacactgatctttgaaatcttttcccacagacaaccATTTATTCTTCCACATGCAAAGTCTGATGATAGTCAGGtcttgatgaatcgagtgactcggtCAGAacatgaggtgatgtttggtttgtgtttctcgTTTGCAAATCATCCCGTTCTGATTCTCTGTAAAGGGAGTTTACAAAATACATCACTGTAATTattgatagaaattcagaacagataaTTTTAGTTTCTATAGAACATTTTttactctcttgttcccccaaagctgtaaatccccatcccacacactctccctcctccctgtgctaaaCTCCACacccatcgcaccatctccatcattttatcctccgctcccagttttctccctccctctactctggctgggttcagctctacagccCCTGTGTGCAGAATGAGAATAAAAGCAATGAACTGATGATTTTCTCTCCTGGACACTGGGCTTATTTTGATGGACCAATAGGGTGATACTGTGTtgccccagggtcaccagacaagaaTCAGAACAAGgcttcctttcaggggccactAATATGGGGAGAAACATGTCGTCCAATCAAAGTgacagagaccctgaagccccgcccactctttgtTCCTGCCCAAAGTACTGCGCAGTCGCAGTGAGCCTCGCCCTGTCCAAGCTGGCGGCCTGTGAGCCCGCTCCCCCGGGCGGTCACTCACAGGGCCCGTCACCGGGGGGCAaacacggggcctgtgggctcttaTTTGGCACCTCAGGCCCACACCAGGTGTTTATAAAGCTTCTAAACCCACCCACAGGACCAATCCATCCCCTGCACCCACAATCTGATAATTTTTATCCCAAGTAAtatcgatactatcttgtttactgctacattggcagaatcctcttctgtagtgaagacagaagcaatgtACTCATTTAAaacctcaaccatgccctctgcctccacacgaATATCTTCTTTTTAATCCCTAACCAGCCCTTGATTAAGGGGATAGATCAGACAGCGGTTCTGAAACAAACACTGCGGCCCGATAAGCCAATCAGCTATTTATGCAGAATGTTAAACCCCAGCCTggaacagcagtttacaaaagccCTGACTGTGAGTCCAGGATACAGACTctcaacattctctcctcctggttcctggcccagggaaaggccgcgcatgcgccctgctgcccccccggagcctgtcaccgggagaaagccccgcaacTGCCGGGGaccccgctcggggaaaggccggagccgcaggttcttgttcggggcctgaggccagcaccgggtgtgtgtgaagcggataatgcagagtgttgtctctcgggcctgggcccacacTCGGTGTATGTGAAGCCCGTGGAGTTTATTAacctgctccctccctccgcccatctctcacccgCTGTCGCCACTCCACCTCCCGCAGCCCGCACATGCTcaactcacactgcccgggtgattgacggcagctcccaacCAATGGGAAGAGCGGGGATGGGACTGGAGGACCGAGCGCGCgggtggtcctccaaccaatcggagtgtgtgaggggcggagcTTGGAGCTCCCAGTGGGCAGGGCTGAGCCGGATCTCCCTCACTGTCTGAGCATGCGCGGGCGGGGAAGACATTGTTGTTGCGCACAGATGGACGCGCATGCGCGGTACGTCTCGATGTGTCACACTGGCACCATACAGACCCGGAGctttcctttcatcatcatcataggcggtcccttgaaccaggataacttgcttccacacgaggtcacagatgtttcaacgaaggacccgatgttccagtcctgaaatccaattgagggggtggaagatgcctgtgtgtggattaacGTGTGttgaacgttgcacaccagccaccacacgggcttgacagagctaggtcttggtccagtggcaaagggtaatgattgatggatgtttttgtgactggaaggatgtttccagtggggtttcgcaaggctcagtactgggtcccttgctttttgtgctttatatatcaacgatttagatttgaatatagggagtatgattaagaagtttgcggacaacactaaaattggctgtgtggttataatgaagaggaatgtcatgggctgcaggaggatatcaatctactggtcaggtgggcagagcagtggcaaatggaatttaattcagagaagtgtgaggtgatgtacttttggagggctaataaggaaacatagaaacatagaaaataggtgcaaaagtaggccattcggcccttctagcctgcaccgccattcaatgagttcatggctgaacatgcaacttcagtaccccattcctgctttctcgccataccccttgatccccctagtggtaaggacttcatccaactcctttttgaatatatttagtgaattggcctcaacaactttctgtggtagagaattccacaggttcaccactctctggatgaagaaattcctcctcatctcggtcctaaatggcttaccccttatccttagactgtgtcccctggttctggacttccccaacattgggaacattcttcctgcatctaacctgtctaaccccgtcagaattttaaacgtttctatgaggtcccctctcattcttctgaactccagtgaatacaagcccagttgatccagtctttcttgataggtcagtcccaccatcctgggaatcagtctggtgaaccttcgctgcactccctcaatagcaagaatgtccttcctcaggttaggagaccaaaactgtatacaatactgcaggtgtggcctcaccaaggccctgtacaactgtagcaacacctccctgcccctgtactcaaatcccctcgatatgaaggccaacatgccatttgctttcttaaccgcctgctgtacctgcataccaaccttcaatgactgatgtaccatgacacccaggtctctttgcacctccccttttcctaatctgtcaccattcagataatagtctgtctctctgtttttaccaccaaagtggataacctcacatttatccacattatacttcatctgccatgcatttgcccactcacctaacctatccaagtcactctgcagcctcatagcatcctcctcgcagctcacactgccacccaacttagtgtcatccgcaaatttggagatactacatttaatcccctcatctaaatcattaatgtacagtgtaaacagctggggccccagcacagaaccttgcggtaccccactagtcaccgcctgccattctgaaaagtccccatttac
Coding sequences:
- the LOC139273701 gene encoding zinc finger protein 436-like, whose protein sequence is MCGKGFTHSSNLTVHQRVHTGERPFTCSMCGKGFTCSSHLTDHQRDHARERPFVCSVCRKGFMKSSHHLRHQRTHTVERPFTCSVCGKGFTNSPHLLAHQRVHTVERPFTCSECGKGFTQSSHFTAHQLVHTNKRPFKCSVCEKSFKSRNDLMVHQRIHTGERPFTCSMCGKGFTSSSNLLTHQRTHTGERPFTCSVCGKGFSVAASLTAHQVVHTNERPFKCSDCEKRFKSRNDLMRHKRTHTGERPFTCSMCGKGFARSSHLLRHQRVHK